The genomic segment TTCCACATCGTTCCCTTCCTCAGGAACGCGTGTAAAGCATTCAGGATCCCCTATCTCTTCATTTCTCATTCACTGCTGGAAATGCGAATTATGACGGACAGCATCCTCCACCTTGCCGGCGGACGGGTAGTGGAGCAGACCACGGCGGAAGATCTCGTGCGTAAGCGGATGGGACAAAGCATGGCCGGCTACATGAATCTCCTCCGGCTTTCCGAGCCGCGTCAGGTGGACGCGCTTTACGCCTACACCTGGGGTGACGGACAGTTGCTTACCACTGTCGGCGACAATCGGCCTGAAGGCCTCTTCGAGTTGTCATCAACGGACATCATGCTCTTCAAGAGTCATCCTGAGGCGATCAGCGCTCGCAATCTGCTCAAGTGCACGGTGGTCAACGTCTTCGATGCCGGCAATAGAATCGGTGTTGACCTGGACTGCGGCGGCGGTCGTCTCGTGGCGGAAATAATCAAGCAGGCAGCCGAGGAGTTGGGCATAGCCGCAGGAACAGAACTCTACGCTGCAATAAAGGCTAACGCATTCAGAAGAGTGGGTTAAGCGGCGAGCGGCTGCTGCACCTCCAGAACGACGAATTACTTAACCTTTTCCCCTCCCGTTCGACAATATATATAGGTAAATGCATACGCAAACCATCAGGGAAGAATTGCTGACGAAGGCCAAGACGCTCAGGGTGCTTCCAACCTTGAGCACTATCGTGGATCGGGTCTTCGAGGTACTTAATGACAAGAACGTTTCCTTCCGGGAACTGGTCGATATTGTGCGGTACGATCAGGCCATGTCCTCAAAAATCATCAGCATTGCAAACTCTGCCTATTACAGCAGAGGGGTGAAAATCATGAGCCTGCAGCGGGCCATGATCATTATAGGGCTTGAGGAACTGAAGTATATCGTCACCTGCCTTGTCTTCCTGGAAGGTATACTCCGTAAACTCGCCTTGCGGGACGAGGATCTGATGGACCTGTGGAAGCATTCGGTGTACGTTGCGTACACTGCTAAAGTGCTTTCCACAAATACTCTCGTCGAGGAGCCGGAGAAGGTATTTACGCTGGCCCTGGTGCACGATATCGGCAAGGTGATTCTTTACATGTACCTCGACGATTACCGGCACTTGATCAATGGTTGTAATGGCATACGAAGGGACTTGTGCAGCGAGGAACGATCAAGATTCGGCATAGACCACCAGGAGATAGGTTATTACCTGTCGATGAAATGGAGGTTTCCGTCGGAATTTGGAGATGTAATCAGGTATCACCACGACAACACACCGGTGGGAGAATCTGAATCGCTTCTTGGCATGATACGAACGGCAGACGTCTTCGCGCATTTTCCTGATGCTGATCTCGGGATGGACGGATTGGTCCTTAACCGCGAAAAGCCCAGGATCGATAAAGAAACGGAACGCATACTAGAGCTTCTTGGATCGGCACCATGAAAAAGAATAAATTCAACCCTGACTCAATGCTTTTCCAGTGGAATTTCTACGAGAGGACGATTGCCAATTATTCCATCATCATGAAGATCTTCCAGTATGTGGAAGACGGCGAAAGCCTGATCGGCTACATGCCCAAAGTCTTCGTGGAAGAGACAGAGTTTGATATGTGCCAGATACTGCGGAGAGAAGACCTGCTGGAGGGCTTTTTTACGATTGACGATTCCCTGAAAAGCCTTTCCCTTCAGGAAATAGAGCGATTGAACAGGGGGCTCTTTTCTCCCTGCCTGCTGAACGGTGTCTCAGACTACGGAACGCTCTATATCTACCCGTTGGTGCAGGATGTTGATGTGTTCGGGTATCTGATCCTTGGCAAGAAAGAGACCGTCCAGTTCGATGATCACGTACTGCGGGAGCTTGAACTCCTGTGCCAGGTACTGAATAAATCGATGCTCCTGAATAGTTCGATGCGTCGTCTGAGGGCGCTGGACGAGTTGCGCCTGCACGATCTCGACTCAAGACTTGTCGTGACCAAAACGCTTCTCAATGCCGTTATCGACCAGTTCCCTGATGCGCTCCTGCTCGTAGACAGAAGCGGCCGTATCTCCTTTGCGAATAGAAAGGCGAGGAAGAATTTTGATGAAAGAAAAGCGCTTCTTGTCGGGGAGAAGATAGAAAATCTGATTTCCGGAATAGATAGGGATTCCTTGGACAAAGATCTCGTACTCCACGGAAATATTGAGTATCGGACGGGTGACGGACTCAAGTTCTTTGAGCTGGATAGCTATCCGGTCAAGGACGAAGCAGGAGTAGTGGTTTTCAAGAGCATTGTGCTGAAAGATGTCATGGACGAGAAGCTTCTGGAAGAAGAAGACAACCACAGGAACAAAATGGAGAGCATAGGTAAACTCGCCGGGGGGATAGCACATGACTATAACAACCTCCTCACGGGCGTACTCGGTTACGCGTCCCTGATGAAGAAGTTTGTGAGCGAGGATAAGAAGCTCTCCCGCTACGTTGAAGTGATTGAAAGCTCTGCCCGTCGCGCGGCGAAAGTGACGGAACACCTGCTCAATTTCTCCAGACGGCAAAGACGACCCAACGGCATCGTAGACATAAACATGATTATCAATGATGTACTTTTTCTGCTCGGCGAAAGCTTCCGGGGCCTTGAGATAGTCAAAGATCTGGACCCGTTGCTTCCTCCTGTCGTGGGGAATGAGGGTGATCTGCAGCACGCACTTTTGAATCTGTGCGTGAACGCGCGAGACGCCATGACTGAGGGCGGAATACTAACGGTACGGTCCAGACGGAAGAAACAGCAAGGCAGCAAAGATTGTATCATGATTGAAATAGAAGACAACGGGGCTGGTATTGATGAGGATATCAGACGCAAGCTTTTTGAGCCTTTCCTGACCACAAAGAAGAACGGCAGCAGATTAGGCATGGGGCTCTATATGGTTGACAGGTGCGTGCGGAACCATGGCGGCTTTATCGAGCTCGAGAGCGAGCCCAGGCAAGGAACCTGTTTCAGGATATACGTGCCGGTCGACACAGGCAAAAAGGAACTTGCACAGCCTGGACCTGAAACAGTGCCCCCAACGCAGAGTGGCACAGTACTCGTGGCGGAGGACGAGGAGACAATCCGGGAACTGGCGGGAGGGATCCTGGAGCGGGAGGGATTAAGAGTTTTGCACGCGGCTGATGGGCTGAAAGCCGTGGAATTGCTGCAGCACAAACCGATTGATCTTGTTATCCTCGATATGATGTTGCCCAAACTTAAAGGTGAGGGAGTACTGAAGCGTCTCAAGGAACTGGGTATTGACACGAAAGTCGTTGTTTCCAGCGGATTCATGAACGAGAGCCGACGGGAAAAACTGAAGGACATGGGGATAGACGCTTTTCTGGACAAACCATACCGCGAATCGGATCTGCTCGGGCTGGTACGTAAACTTCTTGCCGAGTCAGACAAGTCTCCAACAAACTAGAAAAAACCTATATTTCTTTAGTAGCGTGTCTCAGTATCGTGCCTCACGTATAGTCACAATCTACGTAACGTGATATCATAGTTCTGCATGTAAGCCCGAGGTTTTTACCGGCAGGAGGTGGATCGCGTTATGAAATATCAGGTTGGCGGAGTGGGAAGGTGCCTAGTGGCAAGGCTTGAGGACGGTGAACCGATCCTCGACACCCTTATAGCGATAGCAAAGAGCGAAGAGATTAGGGCAGCGGTTGTCTACCTTGTCGGTGGCGTGACCGAGGCTACCATCGTGGTAGGACCTGACAAAGATGAACTCCCCCCGAATCCTGTGTGGCGAACGCTTACAGAGAGTCACGAGGCTGCAGCTATCGGCACAATATTCTGGGAAGGTAATGAACCCAGGATCCATCTTCACGGTTCGTACGGTAAACGTGATGCGGTAAAAGTGGGCTGTCTCAGAGAGCAAGGGAACGCCTTCCTCGTTCTGGAAGCTATAATCCTCGAGATCACAGGAGTGAAGGCAAGGCGGGAGTTGGATCCCAAGTCGAACATGGTGCTCCTCAAGCTCTAACAACGATTTACCTTCAAGCGCACACCGGCGTTGCCCTTACAGGATGCTGCGCTATTGCTGCGTCTTGTAATTCAAATTCGAATATCAAATATTCTAAACAAAGTTCCGCGCATTTTTTTGGTTTTGGATTTTGGTCATTCGGTATTGTTTAGGATTTCGACATTAGGATTTAGGATTTGCACTCGCAGCATTGCTTTTCAGCCGCTGTGAGCCCCACATTCTCCTTGACTACACTGTCCTTGATATTCTAGCATCTTACGTCGAGAAAGACCCCGAAGTATGATTCGTAGTATAAATCGCGACGTATGCATCGGATGCACCATTTGCGCGGAGTTCTGCCCTGGTGATGTCATCGAGATGGACCACTCGGGTAAAGCACACATCGCCTATCCTATGGATTGCTGGACCTGCTTCAGTTGTGAAACTGCCTGCCCGGTCAAAGCGATTGACGTGCACCCTTTCAGAAAAGTCAAACCCATGGCGTGGCCGATCTCTTCGGCAGGAAAGAAGCCGGCATGAAGAGAGAACTGCCTGCATGGAACGTACTCCAATCAGACGTACTTATTGTGGGTGGAGGCTTCGGGGGCCTCTGGGCAGCGCTGAGGGCTTCGGCGTGTGGTTCATCGGTCGTCCTTGTGGACAAGTCCTTTGCGGGAAAGTCGGGACACTCTTTTTTTGCTTCGGGTGCCAGGATGGTGCTCCTTCCTGAAGACAATGTGGATGAATATGTCCGTCAGATAGCGCTGGGCAACGAATGGCTTGTTGAACAGGACATGGTGCGTGCGGTCTTTGAGGGCTCGTACGCGAGGCTCAAAGACCTGGAATCCTTCGGGCTGATGTTTCGCAAGAAGAATGGTTCATACACCTCTACCAAGGCCCGTGGAACGCAAAGCGTGAGAAACCTGTGGCTTGAGAACGCGACCGCTGCTGACGAAGTGACAATTCTGAGAAAACTGGCAATATCGAGGGGCGCACAATTTGTTGATCACGTGTGCATATACGATCTGGTCAAAGATGAGGATAATGGCGTAACAGGGGCTGTTGGTATAGGCGTGAAGGATTCGCGCAACTACCTGTTCAGGGCCGGAAGCGTGATTGTGGCGACCAACTCGGGAAGCTACCGGGGTCACCATCTCGCGTGCGAACTGCAGGGTACAGGTCCCTTCATGGCGTACAATACAGGGGCTCGTATCAAAAACCCGGAATTTCATTACATCAATATACGTCCGGTGAGGCATGAGTTGGAGGGTTCAGGGATACTGCCTGCCATGGGCGCGCGCTGGGTGAATGGCAGCGGTGCGTACTTTATGGAGAGGTACGACCCGGAACTCAGAGACCGGGCCCCATCTTCCAGGATAGTCATGGCCGCCGCAAAGGAGGCCCTAAAGGGTAATGTACCGATAACGATCGATGTGAAATCCATGGCAGATGAAGAGCGTGAGAGGTTCCGAGTGCTGATGGTCAGTCATGGATGGCAGCCGATTCTAAGGGAAAAATGCCGGCGGGAAAAAGGCTACGACATACTGAACGATAACATCGAGTGGCAACCGGCGTATGAATCGAACAAGCTTGGCATCGATGCGGATTGCGCGTGCAAAACCTCTCTGAGAGGACTTTTTGCCGCGGGCATGGCCAGAACACTCGGCATTAATCCGTTCACGGGTTGGTCGATTGCTGCGTGCACATGGTCCGGGTACACCGCTGGAGAAAGTGCCGCACGCCATGCCATGGAAGAGAACGAGAACAAGGGAGGGCGCAGGGTTGATTTTGGTTCCGCGCAGGCCAGTCATGAATTATTCTTTCAACCGCTGCGGGTGGGGTCCGGCGTTGAGCCTGACGAGTTGGTGCGCAGACTGCAGGAAATACTTTTTCCTGCCGATGTGCTCATCATCATGACTGAGTCGAAACTGAAAGCCGCGTTGGATGAGGTGTTAATGCTGAAATCAGGGCAGCTTTCTCAGTTGAGGGCTCAAGGGACGAGGGGTCTCATCAAGGCGCGAGAGACGCAGACCATGATATTGTCAGCGGAGATGACGCTGAGAGCCGCGTTGATGAGAAAAGAGACGCGGGAAAACATATTCTACCGGGAGGATTTCCCTGCTCCCGATGACTCGAATTGGTTGAAGTGGATAATCGCAGAGAAGGGAAAGGACGGGGAGATCAGTTATTCGACCCGGGAGATCCCCTTTGAGACGTACAGATTTAAACCCGAATTGAGAGCGCGCGTGCAGACAAATTGCGCTGGCCAGTTTGTAAAGTAGGTATTGTCGAAAGATTTATGGAAGACGCGAAGCCAGAGCGGATTCTGACAATACCTCAAATTAATAGAGGAGGGACGTTATGAAGCGACTCATGGTTTTGGTAGCAGCAGTGGTGCTGCTGGGATTTGTGTGCGCCACTTCGGACGCTGCGGCTCCGTTTTACCAGGGCAAGACCTTGCGGGTGACCGTAGGGTTTTCAGCCGGAGGAGGTTTCGATCTCTGGGCACGAGTGGTTGCCCGTCATCTGGGGAAACACATTCCAGGCAATCCCACAGTCATCGTGGAGAACATTACAGGAGCAGGAGGCCTCATCCAGGTTAACCAGCTTTTCAAAGCGACCAAGCCTGACGGGTTGACCCTCGGTCACATCAACGGCGGACTTATCCTCGGGCAGATGATGGATCAGCCGGGATATGATTTTGACCCAAACAAGTTTATTTACATCGGCGCTGCCAACAAAGAGAATGCCGTGTTTGTCTTCGGCAAGAAGAGCGGCATCACCTCGGCAGAAAAGTGGCGGACCTCGCCCACCCCGGTGAAGATTGGCGGCCTCGTGCCGGGGAATTTCGTGGATAATATGGACCGTTTGATGAAGGATGTGCTCGGTTTTCCCACGCAGATAATCACCGGTTACAAAGGTACCGCAGACATACTGATTGCGACGGACAGCGGTGAACTCGCAGGCGGACCCCCTTCATGGGACAACGTGAAGACGAACAGAAAAAGGGCCCTGGAAGTTGGCGACATGATTGTTGTCATCCAGTGCACAGCCAAACCCCTCAAGGAACTGCCGAACGTTCCTAAAATTGTTGACTTCGCAAAAACCGACGAGCAGAAAAAGCTCGTCCAGATCGCGGCTGTTTACGCGAATGACTATTCGAGACCCTTTGCAGTGCCGCCCGGAACGCCGAAAGAGCGCGTCGACATACTGCGCAAAGCTTTCCAGGAGACGATGAAAGATGCGGAGTTCCTGGCCGAGGTCGAGAAGATGCAGATGACACTTGACTATACTTCCGGCGAAGACATGGCGAACGCAGTAGTCAACTCAGCCAAAATTGACGCTGCAACAAAGGCAAAGCTGAAAGACATTCTCTTTAAGTAGAGGAGTGGAAGCGACGAACCGAGGAAGCGAGGAAGCGGTAAAGCAGAAGTGCGAGAAGTGACCGGATGAAGTTATTGTAGTTCCGCATCATCGCTTCTTCGCTTCATCCAGGGGGTAAAGTAATGCTCGAAACAGCGCAGTGTTTCTTTGCTGGCTTAACACAGATATTCACAATGACGACGTTCAGCCTCATGCTGCTGGGCATCGCCATTGGGTTTGCCGTGGGCATATTGCCTGGGCTCGGAGGTCCCACGGCCATGGCCTTGATGCTGCCTTTTGTTGTGAAGATGACTCCTGTCGAAGCCTTTGCATTCCTGCTGGGTATGGCGTGCGTCGTCAATACTACGGGCGATATCACGTCAGTGCTCTTCGGCATACCGGGTGAGCCAACGACAGCCGCCACGATAGTCGACGGTCACCCCATGGCCAAGAAGGGACAGGCCGGGCGCGCGCTGGGCGCAGTGCTGATGGCAGCGTTGATCGGCTCCATTTTTGGCGCATTCATGCTTGCGATCGCCGTTCCTGTTGTGCGGCCTATTGTGCTTTCCTTCGGAAGCCCTGAGTTCTTCATGGTCGCTCTTCTCGGCATCACGTTCGTCGCCTCGCTTTCCGGCTCCGACGTAATAAAAGGTCTGCTGTGCGGGGGGCTCGGTCTTTTTGTTGCCACAGTGGGTTTAGACCCGGTCTCTGGTATTCAGCGCTTCACGTTCGGTCAGACATTTCTCTGGGATGGCATAGGACTCGTTCCCATTACCATAGGATTCTTCGCCATCCCTGAAATTATCGATCTAGCCGTGTCGGGCTCGAGCATTTCCGGCGGTAAGACCGGATCATTGGGCGGGGTGCTTGACGGTGTGCGCGACGTGTTCCGACATGTCTTCCTGGTCCTCCGTTGCGCGGCCATCGGCACATTCTGCGCAATCATACCAGGAATGGGAGGCGCCACGACGCAGTGGCTCTCTTACGCGCATGCAGTGCAGAGCTCGCCCAACCAGGAACGTTTTGGCAAGGGGGCTATAGAGGGAGTCCTTGGTCCGGGTGCATCCAATAACTCAACGCTGGGAGGAAGCCTTATCACAACGGTTTCCTTCGGTATCCCCGCGAGCGTCTTCATGGCGATTCTCATGGGTGCTTTTATCATGCACGGGGTTGTTCCGGGGCCTGATATGCTGCGCCCCGAAGCAAAGGGAGGACACCTCGGCCTCACCTACTCCTTTGTCTGGATAACGGTCATCTCAAACCTGATCACCGTGGGCATGATCTTCCTTTTCCTGAAGTGGCTGGTGAAAGTGACACAGGTACGGGGGAGTCTTCTTATTCCGTTTATACTTATGCTCATCTACCTCGGCGCGTTCGCTGAAAAGAATGCATTCCCTGATCTGATCCTGGTGCTCATCTTCGGTGTGTTCGGCTGGGTGCTGGAGAAATTGCGGTGGCCTCGGCCACCCCTGATACTCGGGCTTGTCCTGGGCGGCCTCGCGGAAAGCAGGCTGTTCCTGTCTATCGGCAACTATGGCCTCGCATGGATATGGCGTCCTACGGTAATGGTCCTCATAGGTCTTACCCTGGCCGGTGCGTTTTATCCGGCGATCAAGGGGAGGTTGCAGAAAAGAAAGTTGCGCATGGCGGGCTCAGGCGGCGAAAGTACTGCAGAGCCGGTCAAGGAGAAGAAGAAGGTCGACAAATGGTCAATGATTTTTGCTCTTTTCCTTATCTTTGTTCTAGCACTCGCACTCTTTCAGAGCAGAAAATTTAATTTCAGAGCCGGGCTCTTTCCCTGGGCTATCGGGTTCCCGCTTCTTGCGCTTGCGATTGCACAGTTCGGGAGAGAGATGTTGGGTAAGGCCCAAGGCCGTCCACTGGGGAAAGCTGCTGAGGATGAGGAACCCGAGGTGCCGAGAGATGTTGCTAACCGCCGCACTGCCGGCATGTTCGGCTGGATCCTCGCATACTTCTTGGCCATCTGGATTCTCGGTTTTCCCATAGGTGGCGCGCTCTGCAGCTTTATTCAGCTGAAGTTCGCGTCCCGGGAAAAGTGGCTGATCACGATATTGCTGACCGTAGGCCTGTGGGCTTTCATCTATCTTCTTTTTCAGCAGGCGCTCCATGTCCCCTTTCCGGATGGCTACCTTTTTGAACTGCTGGGATGGGTGGAATAGGAAAAGACAGACTTCAGACTTGAGACACTGGACCTCAGACCTCAGACTTGAGACGCAAAGCCGAGAG from the Syntrophorhabdales bacterium genome contains:
- a CDS encoding TOBE domain-containing protein, yielding MSALDDTLKFHIVPFLRNACKAFRIPYLFISHSLLEMRIMTDSILHLAGGRVVEQTTAEDLVRKRMGQSMAGYMNLLRLSEPRQVDALYAYTWGDGQLLTTVGDNRPEGLFELSSTDIMLFKSHPEAISARNLLKCTVVNVFDAGNRIGVDLDCGGGRLVAEIIKQAAEELGIAAGTELYAAIKANAFRRVG
- a CDS encoding HDOD domain-containing protein, whose protein sequence is MLTKAKTLRVLPTLSTIVDRVFEVLNDKNVSFRELVDIVRYDQAMSSKIISIANSAYYSRGVKIMSLQRAMIIIGLEELKYIVTCLVFLEGILRKLALRDEDLMDLWKHSVYVAYTAKVLSTNTLVEEPEKVFTLALVHDIGKVILYMYLDDYRHLINGCNGIRRDLCSEERSRFGIDHQEIGYYLSMKWRFPSEFGDVIRYHHDNTPVGESESLLGMIRTADVFAHFPDADLGMDGLVLNREKPRIDKETERILELLGSAP
- a CDS encoding ATP-binding protein, with amino-acid sequence MKKNKFNPDSMLFQWNFYERTIANYSIIMKIFQYVEDGESLIGYMPKVFVEETEFDMCQILRREDLLEGFFTIDDSLKSLSLQEIERLNRGLFSPCLLNGVSDYGTLYIYPLVQDVDVFGYLILGKKETVQFDDHVLRELELLCQVLNKSMLLNSSMRRLRALDELRLHDLDSRLVVTKTLLNAVIDQFPDALLLVDRSGRISFANRKARKNFDERKALLVGEKIENLISGIDRDSLDKDLVLHGNIEYRTGDGLKFFELDSYPVKDEAGVVVFKSIVLKDVMDEKLLEEEDNHRNKMESIGKLAGGIAHDYNNLLTGVLGYASLMKKFVSEDKKLSRYVEVIESSARRAAKVTEHLLNFSRRQRRPNGIVDINMIINDVLFLLGESFRGLEIVKDLDPLLPPVVGNEGDLQHALLNLCVNARDAMTEGGILTVRSRRKKQQGSKDCIMIEIEDNGAGIDEDIRRKLFEPFLTTKKNGSRLGMGLYMVDRCVRNHGGFIELESEPRQGTCFRIYVPVDTGKKELAQPGPETVPPTQSGTVLVAEDEETIRELAGGILEREGLRVLHAADGLKAVELLQHKPIDLVILDMMLPKLKGEGVLKRLKELGIDTKVVVSSGFMNESRREKLKDMGIDAFLDKPYRESDLLGLVRKLLAESDKSPTN
- a CDS encoding DUF296 domain-containing protein gives rise to the protein MKYQVGGVGRCLVARLEDGEPILDTLIAIAKSEEIRAAVVYLVGGVTEATIVVGPDKDELPPNPVWRTLTESHEAAAIGTIFWEGNEPRIHLHGSYGKRDAVKVGCLREQGNAFLVLEAIILEITGVKARRELDPKSNMVLLKL
- a CDS encoding ferredoxin family protein, with the protein product MIRSINRDVCIGCTICAEFCPGDVIEMDHSGKAHIAYPMDCWTCFSCETACPVKAIDVHPFRKVKPMAWPISSAGKKPA
- a CDS encoding FAD-binding protein; translation: MKRELPAWNVLQSDVLIVGGGFGGLWAALRASACGSSVVLVDKSFAGKSGHSFFASGARMVLLPEDNVDEYVRQIALGNEWLVEQDMVRAVFEGSYARLKDLESFGLMFRKKNGSYTSTKARGTQSVRNLWLENATAADEVTILRKLAISRGAQFVDHVCIYDLVKDEDNGVTGAVGIGVKDSRNYLFRAGSVIVATNSGSYRGHHLACELQGTGPFMAYNTGARIKNPEFHYINIRPVRHELEGSGILPAMGARWVNGSGAYFMERYDPELRDRAPSSRIVMAAAKEALKGNVPITIDVKSMADEERERFRVLMVSHGWQPILREKCRREKGYDILNDNIEWQPAYESNKLGIDADCACKTSLRGLFAAGMARTLGINPFTGWSIAACTWSGYTAGESAARHAMEENENKGGRRVDFGSAQASHELFFQPLRVGSGVEPDELVRRLQEILFPADVLIIMTESKLKAALDEVLMLKSGQLSQLRAQGTRGLIKARETQTMILSAEMTLRAALMRKETRENIFYREDFPAPDDSNWLKWIIAEKGKDGEISYSTREIPFETYRFKPELRARVQTNCAGQFVK
- a CDS encoding tripartite tricarboxylate transporter substrate-binding protein → MKRLMVLVAAVVLLGFVCATSDAAAPFYQGKTLRVTVGFSAGGGFDLWARVVARHLGKHIPGNPTVIVENITGAGGLIQVNQLFKATKPDGLTLGHINGGLILGQMMDQPGYDFDPNKFIYIGAANKENAVFVFGKKSGITSAEKWRTSPTPVKIGGLVPGNFVDNMDRLMKDVLGFPTQIITGYKGTADILIATDSGELAGGPPSWDNVKTNRKRALEVGDMIVVIQCTAKPLKELPNVPKIVDFAKTDEQKKLVQIAAVYANDYSRPFAVPPGTPKERVDILRKAFQETMKDAEFLAEVEKMQMTLDYTSGEDMANAVVNSAKIDAATKAKLKDILFK
- a CDS encoding tripartite tricarboxylate transporter permease — its product is MLETAQCFFAGLTQIFTMTTFSLMLLGIAIGFAVGILPGLGGPTAMALMLPFVVKMTPVEAFAFLLGMACVVNTTGDITSVLFGIPGEPTTAATIVDGHPMAKKGQAGRALGAVLMAALIGSIFGAFMLAIAVPVVRPIVLSFGSPEFFMVALLGITFVASLSGSDVIKGLLCGGLGLFVATVGLDPVSGIQRFTFGQTFLWDGIGLVPITIGFFAIPEIIDLAVSGSSISGGKTGSLGGVLDGVRDVFRHVFLVLRCAAIGTFCAIIPGMGGATTQWLSYAHAVQSSPNQERFGKGAIEGVLGPGASNNSTLGGSLITTVSFGIPASVFMAILMGAFIMHGVVPGPDMLRPEAKGGHLGLTYSFVWITVISNLITVGMIFLFLKWLVKVTQVRGSLLIPFILMLIYLGAFAEKNAFPDLILVLIFGVFGWVLEKLRWPRPPLILGLVLGGLAESRLFLSIGNYGLAWIWRPTVMVLIGLTLAGAFYPAIKGRLQKRKLRMAGSGGESTAEPVKEKKKVDKWSMIFALFLIFVLALALFQSRKFNFRAGLFPWAIGFPLLALAIAQFGREMLGKAQGRPLGKAAEDEEPEVPRDVANRRTAGMFGWILAYFLAIWILGFPIGGALCSFIQLKFASREKWLITILLTVGLWAFIYLLFQQALHVPFPDGYLFELLGWVE